In the genome of Anaerotignum faecicola, one region contains:
- a CDS encoding C45 family peptidase has product MVHSLKRYEYIKNVADHSETLTVNQLKDMLLSPYPDGLCCHCYKDFFGTTKSMIIDPVDGIIDLCWGGRAENGWHAYRISEPLPTREHDVSITCEPAAPTMFRFDPNPFA; this is encoded by the coding sequence CCATGGTACACTCCCTGAAACGGTATGAGTACATAAAAAATGTGGCAGACCATTCGGAAACCCTGACTGTAAACCAGTTAAAAGACATGCTTCTGTCTCCCTATCCGGATGGCCTCTGCTGTCACTGCTATAAAGATTTCTTTGGTACAACAAAAAGCATGATCATTGATCCGGTGGATGGTATAATAGATTTATGCTGGGGCGGACGGGCGGAAAACGGGTGGCATGCGTATCGGATAAGCGAACCGCTCCCCACCAGGGAACACGACGTATCCATCACCTGTGAGCCCGCTGCTCCCACCATGTTTCGTTTCGATCCAAATCCGTTCGCATAG